TCATGTGTATGTttactgaaaataaattaaaaacaatacatcCTTCGGCCCAGTCATTTTCAGTAGCTGTTAATCCTGCACAGAGTTTTCATCACCTTCTATTCCTTTCAAGCTGCCTAATGTGCTGACAACGTTGAGGCCTCTGGGCCAGTAGTGAGGCATTAGGAAGTAGGCCAAGTCTGCCAGAGGCTGCCCAGTGGTAGACAGCTCCCAGTCCAGGACTGCTATCACACGTGCCTGATGACAGCAAACACACTTTGTCAAGTTGTTACTGTTAAATACAGCAAAATGGTAAAATAACTAAAAAACTGTACCTCTGTTGGATGGAATATCAAGTTATCCAATCTATAATCCCCATGGACGAGCATGACTTCATTGTCATTGGCTGGTAAATTCTTCATCAACCAATCAGACAGTTCATTCATGGCTGGAATGTCTCTGTGGGCTGCTGCAGTGTACTGCTTTGTCCAGGTGGACACctttaaagaacaaaagaaatTTCGGAACATTAACTAGTTTTTTTCCAGATTAgatatataaagatattttGATGTACAAGGTTTTATCTCACCTGTCTCTTGCAGTAGCCTGCTCCTCTTCCATATCCTTCAAGGTTGAGCGATGCCACGTCCAGTGAGTGTAGCTTTGCCAACACTTCCACTGCAGCCACATACAGAGCAGTTCTCTCTACTGGACTCATTCCAGGGAGACGAAGATCCCTGAATATACGCCCCTGGTCAATAGAGATGGATAAACAGTAGtggatgttttttaaatggatcATTACAAACCAAATAACGCAGAATGTGATTCCTTTCCCACTTCTTGTCATTGCACATTTGCAAATAGTCTTTGGAAATTCCGCCCCGAAGGCAAAACTTCAAAACTTCACAGCTAAAAATATACCTTCACATGCTCCATCATGTAGAATTCTGTTCCAATGACATCAACATCAGTGCAGTGTAGCAGAGGCTGAGGGACAGGGAAACCAGCGGAGCACAGCGCCCTCTGCACCCGGTACTCCCTGTCTACCTGCAAACAGTCACAGAGGGAAACCACACAATGCCTATTGTTAGCTTCAAGATATTTGGGTAACAATCAATTTCAGAGACCActtttttctaaaaatgtaattctgtACTACATGAATAAAAACTTCAGACAGTCTGCTGTTGGTGCATCTGTAACCCATTGATTTATCAGTTCTTTCATAGACATTCTCCTGAAAAGCTGCAGTTTAATTCAGTAAAACTAAACATAATCAGAAATTTATCACATACATTTTCAGCAGTTATTTACAGGAACTCCACGACAGTTTATCAAATATTATAGATGGATAAAGTATACATACATTTAATGGAGGAAGAAGTATTTGTCAAAGTGAACTTTATTGTGCAGGACATGGACGGGATTGAAAtgcagtttctctctgatccccagTGTGAATATATAAGTATACAGAACATTTAAGTACGCAACATAATAAGTACTCAAGACATAGTACACAGTACGACCGTGAGCAGTCATAAGGCACACGGGGGGATAAGATGAGTAGTGCAAACTGGAAGAGtgcaaaaatacataatttgCAAAGTAAAAGCAGTTTATTTGTAATGTGGattttacagaaacacacatgtttaCTTCTGACACATCCTTTGCCAAATAACCTGAAGTGACTTCCTCAGTCAACAAACCAAATGAAGGGACAGTCTCCCTCTACTGGAGAGATGACGTTTGCCCTGTTTTTATGGACCCGAGTAATGATTAAACTTTACCTTGTGGGCCCCTGGCAGCAGCTCACCCGGGGGCTTCTTCCTGAGGACATAGCTCTGTGACGGTGTCTCTATCAGGAAGGTCGGGTTTGACTGACCAGCGCTGCAGAGACAACAACAGCAAGCAGTTAGCATGTCATCAGTAAAACGGCTAAAATATTAGCTTCCTGTTGCTGGTCCGTCGCCCCGTGTCTGACCTGAACTGCCTGACAGCGAGTGTGGCGGCATTCACGCTGACGGACAAATATTTCTGAAGTTTGTCAACGTtgaatttgtgttgttgtcgcACAGGAGTCGTCAGCTCGTCCATGTCTCAGGTGGACTGGTCGGTCGCTTCCGGGTGCGGCTGTGTTTACAGTCGGAGCGTGTACTACGgaggccgagagagctcaacgcgctgcacattaataaaacacaatgcaaatagaaaaactcgtgcaaattaaaagaaatacatgcaaatagaaaaacacatgcaaatagacaaaacacgtgcacattaaaaaaacacctgcTCTGCAAAAAGTCGCAACACGTGCAGATACAGAAACGCGGTGCAAATTGCAAAAACGCcaccggaaatgtttccaggggcccttaaaaaaagcaataaacctgactgtagttcaatgctttgtgaagttattgaaatctgctactcgtcagtggtgatggaactacagccaggttcgTCACTTTTTTGcatcccctggaaacatttccggtTGTCGTTTACGCTATTTGCTTAATATTAGTTTTAAGGGTGCACACAGATGTAACGTCCACGACATTAATTCAACATAAAGAAACATATTACAgctattcatattttatttaaatataataattcgACTGTCAACCCATTTCCTCGAAAGACTGTTCAAATAATCCGTCAGCGACGTAGGAACCATTCTAGCTATCCGACCTGGTTTCCTGCACGGACGATATTGACAGGAGCACGCATCCTGACAGCTGATTTGAGTTGTGTGGACGTGTACTTCCAGAGCCGATTCTACCTCCTCTGTCGTCCTCTCGGTTTCATATTCACACTGAATATATTTCCATTGACGTTGTTTgacgtttgtgtttttgaacaatGGCGacggtggaggagctgaagctgcGGGTGAGGGAGCTGGAAAACGAGCTGATCAAGTGCAAGCAGAAGCAGGTCGCCATGGAGGAGGCGCTCCACAGACCCAGGATTGACAAGATGAGCGCGGAGGTTGTGGACTCCAACCCGTACAGGTGGGTTCTCTCTGTGGCTTGTGTTATTTAAGGTGTCTGAGGTGTTTCTCTGAGGGTCGATCGCAGCTCGGAGAGACGACGCCTTGTTTATGAGTCACTTACACATGTGGCAGCAGCATCATCTCATGGAGCTCGAGCTGACATCTGCTGTGTTTCCATTACAGTCGTCTCATGGCGTTAAAGAGAATGGGCATCGTGGAGGATTATGAGGTATGATATCTGCAGTTCTAAACAATATTCTAACAAGGGATCACTGCATTATTTGATTATTCTAAGAAGTTGCAGtgttgttatattgttataGTCTTTGAGGATTAAACCTAtttccagagtttttcctcCTATTTCATCCTTAATAACACTTGCTCAATGCAGGTTTTGCCACATGGCAACATTTAGATTTACAGGTTATGTGAATTTTGTGCTTTCTCATTCATAAactgacattttactgaagGTACACAGATATTCAATCCCCAAATAGCTAATGCAACTAGAAATAAACGTTGACCAGAAGATGTTATTATTCTTTATGCCAGTTTACTCTGCGTGGATTGTTCCACTATTGAAACGTTCTTTTACAGAAAATCCGGACATTCACAGTAGCTGTGGTTGGTGTTGGTGGAGTTGGCAGCGTGACAGCTGAAATGCTCACTAGATGTGGCATTGGTAAGGTAATACAACTGATTTAAATTACTTCATCCACGCTATCCCCATTGCCACTCATTTTGttcctcagttttttttctgcttgtgttCTCACCCCTTCCTCTCTTCCACCAGCTGATCCTCTTCGACTATGATAAAGTCGAGTTGGCCAACATGAACCGACTGTTCTTCCAGCCTCACCAGGCGGGCTTCAGTAAAGTGGaagcagcagaacacacactAAGGTATACGATAATTTGACAGTTAACACTTTTCTTCCAAAtcaaagacatttgttttctaattgCTTACGTGTTCCTCAACAGAAACATCAATCCAGATGTATCATTTGAGATCCACAACTACAACATCACCACCCTGGATAACTTCACACATTTCATGGATCGCATCAGGTGGGCATCACGACTCCTCATGTTCTAGGTCCCTTCCTCTGTCCGCACAGGGGAACAGGCAATTATGAAATCATTCTGTGTCTTCTCAGTCATGGAGGGCTGGAGGAAGGGATGCCGGTGGATTTGGTGCTGAGCTGCGTGGACAACTATGAAGCCAGAATGGCCattaatactgtaaatacatctTTGTCAAAAAAAGGTTGACCGTACATTCTGTATTCCACAtagtgctttttaaaaattatcTCCTGTTTCCAGGGGTGTAATGAACTGGGTCAGATCTGGATGGAGTCTGGTGTCAGTGAGAACGCTGTATCAGGTCACATCCAGCTCATCATTCCTGGAGAGACAGCCTGCTTTGCTGtatgtccacacacaaacacaatcccTTTTTATCCTTAACAATAAACTGTAGTCATACAGTGACAGTAATTGAGGAATAAAGCTGTAGTAATAAAGTTGTATTACAGTTTTTAAtaatctcctcctctgttaGTGTGCTCCTCCCCTGGTGGTGGCAGCCAACATTGATGAGAAGACCCTTAAGAGGGACGGTGTGTGTGCTGCCAGTTTACCCACCACCATGGGCGTGGTCGCCGGAATCCTGGTCCAAAATGTTCTCAAGTAAGAAAATGTCATTTGTAACCCACCAAGAAACTTGACCACGTTAAGTCCACGGGTGTAAAGTTTATGTTTTCTCTCGTAGGTATCTTTTAAAGTTTGGTACCGTCAGTTATTATCTGGGCTACAACGCCATGCAGGACTTCTTTCCCACCATGCACATGAAAGCCAACTCCCAGTGTAACGACCGCTACTGCAGGAGACAACAGGAGGACTACAaggtgtgtgtgcttgtttttaaGACAAATGCCTGTAACACAGATTCACATATGGTGCTGTGCCAGTTAGAAAAACAGGAGTTAATGGCGTGTGACCTGTGTAACTTCTTCCCTTTTAGAAGAAAGAAGCAGAGCGACCCAAGGTGGAAGTTgtagaggtggaggaggaggaggttgtgcATGAGGACAATGAGTGGGGTGAGTGAAAAACTATTCCAGCTAACATGCAACATGTATGTTTATCGAGATTTTCAGTGTGCAACATGTTCTATTAACTCTAATTGTGCTTTGCAGGTATTGAACTAGTGTCTGAAGTGACTGATGAAGAGCTACAGGCTGCATCAGGCACCGTGCCTGACCTCCCAGAAGGCATCACTGTGGCTTACACCATTCCTACTCAGGTCAGGATTGTCTAAGATAACAAAGCTTTAGATAATCTCATTAAGTTGAAATATGTTGGAGTATTAGTGACCTGTTTTCTTAAGTATAAAAcatataacacattttaatattgtaacATTAAAGCCCCCAAAATATTCAGTGTGGTCGAACAGTATTTCTCAAGCTTTTTGAGGCTATTTCCAGTTTAAAcgtgtcattttattttgattatattaCATTGTGTTGTTCTCCACAACCATCTGGTGACCCGCAGAAATTATCTCACTACCCCCAGGTTGAGAATCACTGTTTTACATCTGGAAAGTTTCTagtctttacttttatttgcaACAACTAGGGATGTCACGATACCAAAAATGTAGTAGTCGATACTGATACCATGAAATTTCCTCGATTCATGATACCCAATTCGATACCATAAGTATCAGTTCTCTTGACATCCCTTCCTACAACTaaactataaaaatgtgtttttcattttgtttgaacCAGGAGTCACCGAGGGGAGAGACGGTGGAGGAGACTGAACAGAGTCTAGAAGACCTGATGGCTCAGATGAGAAAGTTATAGGCAGCGGTCTGGTCATGCATTTCTGCTTTTAGCTAAAACACGCCTAATTTCCATTGCTTTCTTTGGTAATACAAAAACCTAATGACAGCTGCTTTGggactaaaaagtcaaagaaccCAGAATGAATCCCTTCTAACAGCAacaaaagggggggggggtgcatgaAAGGTGCCGCAGATGGCATTACTTAcgtgaacattaaaaaaatgcaaaaactgTTAAGGAGTCGTGTGCTGAcaataaaatgtctttacatCTAGAATATGGTCATTTTGCATTAGAATGTCTCACAGTGTGTATTTTCTGCAGTTTGAATTCATGATGTACAGTATTTGCTCATTCACTCGG
This portion of the Hippoglossus stenolepis isolate QCI-W04-F060 chromosome 19, HSTE1.2, whole genome shotgun sequence genome encodes:
- the uba5 gene encoding ubiquitin-like modifier-activating enzyme 5; protein product: MATVEELKLRVRELENELIKCKQKQVAMEEALHRPRIDKMSAEVVDSNPYSRLMALKRMGIVEDYEKIRTFTVAVVGVGGVGSVTAEMLTRCGIGKLILFDYDKVELANMNRLFFQPHQAGFSKVEAAEHTLRNINPDVSFEIHNYNITTLDNFTHFMDRISHGGLEEGMPVDLVLSCVDNYEARMAINTGCNELGQIWMESGVSENAVSGHIQLIIPGETACFACAPPLVVAANIDEKTLKRDGVCAASLPTTMGVVAGILVQNVLKYLLKFGTVSYYLGYNAMQDFFPTMHMKANSQCNDRYCRRQQEDYKKKEAERPKVEVVEVEEEEVVHEDNEWGIELVSEVTDEELQAASGTVPDLPEGITVAYTIPTQESPRGETVEETEQSLEDLMAQMRKL